One window of the Bradyrhizobium sp. NP1 genome contains the following:
- a CDS encoding response regulator: MAEKAASRGEVFVVDDDPAVRDTLSLVLKAAGYDVICFADGAALLAVARSRTPACILLDVHIPGKSGLDILKELHGEEYPAPIFIISGQGDIPMAVSAIKHGALDFVEKPFRGSEIVMRLNEAITAYQRRQQEAAMPKVASLHFPGREPLTRREREVLEQFTAGASNKEAGRQLGISPRTIEDHRANIMKKLGARNAADLIRIVMTAQRA, encoded by the coding sequence ATGGCCGAAAAAGCAGCCTCGCGTGGTGAGGTCTTCGTCGTCGACGATGATCCTGCGGTTCGCGACACCCTATCCCTGGTGCTGAAGGCGGCGGGCTATGATGTGATTTGCTTTGCGGACGGCGCGGCGTTGCTCGCGGTGGCAAGGAGCCGAACCCCGGCCTGCATCCTGCTCGACGTGCACATTCCCGGCAAATCCGGTCTCGACATCCTGAAGGAACTGCACGGCGAGGAGTATCCGGCGCCGATCTTCATCATCTCCGGACAGGGCGACATCCCGATGGCGGTCAGCGCCATCAAGCACGGCGCGCTTGATTTCGTCGAGAAGCCGTTTCGCGGTAGCGAGATCGTGATGCGTCTCAATGAGGCGATCACCGCCTATCAGCGCCGCCAGCAGGAAGCCGCGATGCCGAAAGTCGCGTCGCTGCATTTTCCGGGACGCGAGCCGTTGACGCGGCGCGAGCGCGAGGTGCTGGAACAGTTCACCGCCGGCGCGTCGAACAAGGAAGCCGGCCGCCAGCTCGGCATCAGCCCGCGCACCATCGAGGACCACCGCGCCAACATCATGAAGAAGCTCGGCGCCCGCAACGCCGCCGACCTGATCCGAATCGTGATGACTGCCCAGCGCGCCTGA
- a CDS encoding extracellular solute-binding protein gives MKKKLSRRDVLKGAGALALGTVFAEPARAEAPPPVAITPELVEAAKKEGRVVLYSAMDLPIGEKLGKAFEAAYPGVAVQIERAGSERLFQRIAQEFASDIHAADVVNSADASHFIPWKKSGWLAPFVPEDVAKFFADNYRDADGMFATTRIWLSSIAYNTSLVKPEEAPKSFADLLDPKWAGKMVKGHPAYSGTIMTATFQTIRALGWGYYEKLAKQRVMQVQSSTDPPKKLALGERGVMADGNEYNVVLLKEAGQPVEPVYPTEGTPTVSGPTGVFASAPHPSAARLLQAWLHTRETQQFLTDFTAQYSVHAQVTSKPGRRKLSDIKLMQEDPAGVEAAAEEIKARYAKLFRV, from the coding sequence ATGAAGAAAAAGCTGTCGCGGCGTGATGTGCTGAAGGGCGCAGGCGCGCTCGCGCTCGGCACCGTGTTCGCCGAACCTGCGCGCGCAGAGGCGCCGCCGCCGGTCGCGATCACGCCGGAGCTTGTCGAGGCCGCGAAGAAGGAAGGCCGGGTCGTGCTCTACTCGGCGATGGACCTGCCGATCGGCGAGAAGCTCGGCAAGGCGTTCGAGGCGGCCTATCCCGGCGTCGCCGTGCAGATCGAGCGTGCCGGCTCCGAGCGGCTGTTCCAGCGCATCGCGCAGGAATTTGCCTCCGACATCCACGCCGCCGACGTCGTCAACAGCGCCGACGCCTCGCACTTCATTCCGTGGAAGAAGAGCGGATGGCTCGCGCCGTTCGTCCCGGAGGACGTCGCGAAATTCTTTGCCGACAACTATCGCGACGCCGACGGCATGTTCGCGACCACGAGGATATGGCTGTCCTCGATCGCCTACAACACCAGCCTCGTGAAGCCGGAGGAGGCGCCGAAGAGCTTCGCCGACCTGCTCGATCCCAAATGGGCAGGCAAGATGGTGAAGGGCCATCCCGCCTATAGCGGCACCATCATGACCGCGACCTTCCAGACGATAAGGGCGCTCGGCTGGGGCTATTACGAGAAGCTGGCGAAACAGCGCGTGATGCAGGTGCAGTCCTCGACCGATCCGCCGAAAAAGCTCGCGCTCGGCGAGCGCGGCGTCATGGCCGACGGCAATGAATATAATGTCGTGCTGCTGAAGGAAGCAGGCCAGCCGGTCGAGCCGGTCTATCCGACGGAGGGCACGCCGACCGTCTCGGGACCGACAGGCGTCTTTGCCTCCGCGCCGCATCCGAGCGCCGCGCGGCTGCTGCAGGCCTGGCTGCACACGCGCGAAACCCAGCAGTTCCTCACCGACTTCACCGCGCAATATTCCGTCCATGCGCAGGTCACCTCGAAGCCCGGCCGGCGCAAGCTTTCCGACATCAAGCTGATGCAGGAGGACCCGGCAGGCGTCGAGGCTGCCGCCGAGGAGATCAAGGCGCGTTATGCGAAGCTGTTTCGGGTGTGA
- a CDS encoding response regulator, translating into MADILIVDDEPAVQATIRIVLERAGHRVVAADDGSRGLALCEAEPFDLLILDIFMPGMDGLETMRHILERRPQLPILMVSGRPLSWDPATAPDFLKIATRLGAIASLPKPFKPADLLAAVKGCLEAPKRPFAE; encoded by the coding sequence TTGGCGGATATCCTGATCGTGGACGACGAGCCGGCGGTGCAGGCCACCATCCGGATCGTGCTGGAGCGTGCCGGCCATCGCGTGGTGGCGGCCGACGACGGATCGCGCGGCCTTGCGCTATGCGAGGCCGAGCCGTTCGACCTGCTCATCCTCGATATCTTCATGCCGGGAATGGACGGGCTGGAGACGATGCGCCACATCCTCGAACGCCGGCCGCAGCTTCCGATCCTGATGGTATCCGGCCGGCCGCTGTCCTGGGATCCGGCGACGGCGCCCGATTTCCTGAAAATAGCGACGCGGCTCGGGGCGATCGCAAGCCTGCCGAAGCCGTTCAAGCCGGCGGATCTGCTTGCCGCGGTCAAAGGCTGCCTCGAAGCGCCGAAGCGGCCGTTCGCGGAGTGA
- a CDS encoding iron ABC transporter permease, whose protein sequence is MRELWIEGDEMTTIQITERPAKPRIDFTKPVLWLVAACLIILIALPMSWLGVFSLTDKARHFTLQNFVTLFTDPDFLDPLATTAIIAVSSAVICCVVAAPLSWLVSRTDMPGRQIIRALVTASFVTPPFLGAVAWELLAAPNSGLLNQLYRTLTGAESDTYLFNIYSMAGIVFVISCYTFPFVFVLVANALDTMPGELEDASAILGGKAWTTARRVTIPLALPALVAGALIAFLQAMTLFGSPAILALPAGFHTMTTKIWSLFQYPPKLELAAAAAVPLLLLTILLLQAQKFILGRRGYSVVGGKYGAPRRVELKAWRWAALAFCLLLLLSPVFLPYFALLNAAFSPNATTLATPSTLTLHNIVFVFTELSSTGLALKNTVILGAATATIGTALALIIAYVTTRRVIAGWRALGFLATAPVAVPGIVLGVGLFLSYTRPPFVLYGTLWILLIAFLTINLPSAYQQLQAAFTTIHPELEDASRILGATRLRSLVQITAPLLRTGVIATWCFIFIGVMRELSAAIVLFTSQTKVISVLIYDLNESGDLAAIAVLGIAMLVITFVVVLAVNRIPMFGANAGARLRNN, encoded by the coding sequence TTGCGCGAGCTCTGGATCGAAGGCGACGAGATGACAACAATCCAGATAACAGAGCGGCCTGCAAAACCCCGCATCGACTTCACAAAGCCGGTGCTTTGGCTGGTGGCCGCCTGCCTGATCATCCTGATTGCGCTACCCATGTCGTGGCTGGGCGTGTTCAGCCTCACCGACAAGGCGCGGCACTTCACGCTGCAAAACTTCGTCACGCTGTTCACCGATCCCGACTTCCTCGATCCGCTGGCAACGACCGCGATCATCGCCGTGAGCTCGGCCGTGATCTGCTGCGTGGTCGCTGCTCCCCTCAGCTGGCTGGTGTCGCGCACCGACATGCCCGGGCGGCAGATCATCCGTGCGCTGGTGACGGCTTCCTTCGTGACGCCGCCCTTCCTCGGCGCGGTCGCCTGGGAGCTGCTCGCCGCACCGAACTCGGGCCTGCTCAATCAGCTCTACCGGACGCTGACGGGCGCGGAGTCCGACACCTATCTCTTCAACATCTATTCGATGGCGGGGATCGTCTTCGTGATCTCCTGCTACACCTTTCCTTTTGTGTTCGTGCTGGTTGCGAACGCGCTCGACACCATGCCGGGCGAACTGGAGGACGCTTCCGCGATCCTCGGCGGCAAGGCTTGGACCACGGCGCGGCGCGTGACCATTCCGCTGGCGTTGCCGGCGCTGGTGGCGGGTGCGCTGATCGCCTTCCTGCAGGCGATGACGCTGTTCGGCTCGCCGGCGATCCTGGCGCTGCCGGCCGGCTTCCACACCATGACCACGAAGATCTGGAGCCTGTTCCAGTATCCGCCGAAGCTGGAGCTGGCCGCGGCCGCCGCGGTGCCGCTGCTGCTCCTCACCATCCTGCTCCTGCAGGCGCAGAAATTCATCCTCGGACGCCGCGGCTACTCGGTGGTCGGCGGCAAATATGGCGCGCCCCGCCGCGTCGAGTTGAAGGCGTGGCGGTGGGCCGCGCTGGCGTTCTGCCTCCTGCTGCTGCTCAGCCCGGTGTTCCTGCCCTATTTCGCGCTGCTCAACGCCGCGTTCTCGCCGAACGCCACCACGCTCGCGACGCCTTCGACACTGACCCTGCACAACATCGTCTTCGTCTTCACCGAATTGTCGTCGACCGGGCTGGCACTGAAGAACACCGTGATCCTGGGCGCCGCGACCGCGACCATCGGCACGGCGCTCGCGCTCATCATTGCCTATGTGACGACGCGGCGTGTGATTGCCGGCTGGCGCGCGCTCGGCTTCCTCGCCACCGCACCCGTCGCCGTGCCCGGCATCGTGCTCGGCGTCGGACTGTTCCTAAGCTACACGCGGCCACCCTTCGTGCTCTACGGCACGCTGTGGATCCTCCTGATCGCGTTCCTCACCATCAACCTGCCCTCCGCCTATCAGCAATTGCAGGCGGCGTTCACGACCATCCACCCCGAGCTGGAAGACGCAAGCCGCATCCTCGGCGCCACCCGGCTGCGCTCGCTGGTGCAGATCACCGCGCCGCTGCTGCGCACCGGCGTGATCGCGACCTGGTGCTTCATCTTCATCGGCGTGATGCGCGAGCTGTCCGCCGCAATCGTGCTGTTCACCTCGCAGACCAAGGTGATCTCGGTCCTGATCTACGATCTCAACGAAAGCGGCGACCTCGCCGCCATCGCCGTGCTCGGCATCGCCATGCTGGTGATCACCTTCGTGGTGGTGCTGGCGGTGAACCGCATTCCGATGTTCGGCGCCAATGCGGGTGCGCGACTGCGGAACAACTGA
- a CDS encoding response regulator — protein sequence MKTCLVVDDSRVVRKIARQILEKLDFAIIEAADGEQALQACRDALPDAILLDWNMPVMDGYEFLGRLRDLPGGEGPKVVFCTTENNIEHISLALRAGADEYIMKPFDKEIVAAKFMEVGLLQSAGPSA from the coding sequence ATGAAAACATGCCTCGTGGTCGACGATTCCCGTGTCGTGCGAAAGATCGCCCGGCAGATCCTGGAGAAACTCGATTTCGCGATCATCGAAGCCGCCGATGGCGAGCAGGCGCTGCAAGCCTGCAGGGATGCCCTGCCGGACGCCATCCTGCTCGACTGGAACATGCCCGTGATGGATGGCTACGAATTTCTCGGCCGTCTGCGCGACCTGCCAGGCGGCGAGGGGCCGAAGGTGGTGTTCTGCACCACCGAAAACAACATCGAACATATCTCGCTGGCGCTGCGCGCGGGTGCCGACGAGTACATCATGAAGCCGTTCGACAAGGAAATCGTCGCCGCGAAATTCATGGAAGTCGGCTTGCTGCAATCCGCCGGCCCGTCCGCCTGA
- a CDS encoding PilZ domain-containing protein, with protein sequence MAEDGKILDRVTFSRGYDVCIMAIDGTWRRNCQLNAISDNDAMLSVEGSIQGLNLKEFFLLLSSTGLAYRRCELIKVNGAEMDVQFLKARQGKRKVREADA encoded by the coding sequence ATGGCGGAGGACGGCAAGATTCTCGACCGCGTGACCTTCAGCCGCGGCTACGACGTTTGCATCATGGCCATCGACGGCACCTGGCGGCGCAATTGCCAGCTCAACGCGATCTCCGACAACGACGCCATGCTGAGCGTCGAGGGTTCGATCCAGGGACTCAATCTGAAGGAGTTCTTCCTGCTGCTGTCGTCGACCGGCCTTGCCTATCGTCGCTGCGAATTGATCAAGGTCAACGGCGCGGAGATGGACGTTCAGTTTCTGAAAGCCCGGCAGGGAAAGCGGAAGGTGCGCGAGGCCGACGCATAA
- the araD gene encoding L-arabinonate dehydratase — MTKKKDPQTLRSARWFAPDDLRSFGHRSRAMQMGYAPEEWKDRPVIAILNTWSDAQPCHMHFKSRVDDVKRGVLMAGGFPLELPALSLSESLLKPTTMLYRNLLAMDAEELLRGHPVDGVVLMGGCDKTTPALLLGATSMNLPTIYLPAGPMLRGNWKGRTLGSGSDAWKYWDERRAGKISERDWVDVEAGIARSYGTCMTMGTASTMTAIAEAIGMSLPGASSVPAADAGHIRMASECGRRIVEMVWEDLTPRKIQTRKAFENAITVAMAMGCSTNAIIHLIAQARRAGCDISLDDFEKASRKVPVIANVRPSGDKYLMEDFFYAGGLPGLMSRIRDHLHLDCLTVTGKPVGDNIAHAEVHDDDVIRTVDNPIYREGALAVLKGNLAPDGCVIKPSACDPRFLRHTGPALVFDDYPSMKKAIDDPDLDVSADHVLILRNAGPQGGPGMPEWGMLPIPTKLVKQGVRDMVRISDARMSGTSYGACILHVAPESFIGGPLALVRNGDRIMLDVASRSINLDVPEAELAKRRAEWTPPERRYERGYGWMFSRHIRQANDGCDFDFLETGFGKPVEEPSIY; from the coding sequence ATGACGAAAAAGAAAGACCCGCAGACGCTGCGCAGCGCGCGCTGGTTCGCGCCCGACGATCTCCGCTCCTTCGGTCACCGCTCGCGCGCCATGCAGATGGGCTATGCGCCGGAAGAGTGGAAGGACCGCCCGGTGATCGCGATCCTCAACACCTGGTCGGACGCGCAGCCCTGCCACATGCATTTCAAATCGCGGGTCGACGACGTCAAGCGCGGCGTCCTGATGGCCGGCGGCTTCCCGCTCGAGCTGCCGGCGCTGTCGCTGTCGGAGTCGCTGTTGAAGCCGACCACCATGCTCTATCGCAACCTGCTGGCGATGGACGCCGAGGAATTGCTGCGCGGCCATCCCGTCGATGGCGTCGTGCTGATGGGCGGCTGCGACAAGACCACGCCGGCGCTGCTGCTTGGCGCCACCAGCATGAACCTGCCGACGATCTATTTGCCGGCCGGCCCGATGCTGCGCGGCAACTGGAAGGGCAGGACGCTCGGCTCCGGCTCGGACGCCTGGAAATATTGGGACGAGCGGCGCGCCGGAAAAATTTCCGAAAGGGACTGGGTCGATGTTGAGGCCGGCATCGCGCGCAGCTACGGCACCTGCATGACCATGGGTACCGCCTCGACCATGACGGCGATCGCGGAGGCGATCGGCATGAGTCTGCCCGGCGCCTCGTCCGTCCCGGCGGCGGACGCCGGCCACATCCGCATGGCCTCCGAATGCGGCCGCCGCATCGTCGAGATGGTGTGGGAGGACCTCACGCCGCGGAAGATCCAGACCAGAAAGGCCTTCGAGAACGCGATCACGGTCGCGATGGCGATGGGCTGCTCGACCAACGCGATCATTCATCTGATCGCGCAGGCGCGCCGGGCCGGGTGCGACATCTCGCTCGACGATTTCGAGAAGGCGAGCCGCAAGGTGCCCGTGATCGCCAATGTCCGGCCCTCCGGCGACAAATATCTGATGGAAGACTTCTTCTATGCCGGCGGCCTGCCGGGCCTGATGAGCCGCATCCGGGATCATCTTCATCTCGATTGCCTCACCGTCACGGGCAAGCCGGTTGGCGACAACATCGCGCACGCCGAGGTCCATGACGACGACGTGATCCGCACCGTGGACAACCCGATCTACCGGGAAGGCGCGCTCGCCGTGCTCAAGGGCAACCTCGCGCCGGATGGCTGCGTCATCAAGCCGTCGGCTTGCGATCCGCGCTTCCTCAGGCATACCGGGCCGGCGCTGGTATTCGACGATTATCCGTCGATGAAGAAGGCGATCGACGATCCCGATCTCGACGTATCAGCCGATCACGTACTGATCCTGCGCAATGCCGGGCCGCAGGGCGGGCCCGGCATGCCGGAATGGGGCATGCTGCCGATCCCGACAAAGCTCGTGAAGCAGGGCGTGCGCGACATGGTGCGGATTTCGGATGCGCGGATGAGCGGCACCAGCTACGGCGCCTGCATCCTGCATGTCGCGCCGGAATCCTTCATCGGCGGGCCGCTGGCGCTGGTGCGGAATGGCGACCGCATCATGCTCGACGTCGCTTCGCGCAGCATCAATCTCGACGTGCCGGAGGCCGAGCTCGCAAAACGCCGTGCCGAGTGGACGCCGCCGGAGCGACGCTACGAGCGCGGCTATGGCTGGATGTTCTCGCGCCACATCCGGCAGGCCAATGACGGCTGCGATTTCGATTTCCTCGAAACCGGCTTTGGCAAGCCAGTGGAAGAACCGTCGATTTATTAA
- a CDS encoding S9 family peptidase has product MTETLQKQTPVPVAPRRPHSFSRHGITITDDYAWLKDPNWQEVLHDPAVLDPDIRKYLEAENAFTEGLLGHTAALQKKLVAEMRGRIKEDDSSVPSPDGPFAYFRKFREGGQHELFARMPRDGGEATIALDGDELAKGHDYFKFGGSRHSPDHRLVAWSADTKGSEYFSIRVRDWEGKKDHDDLVEETDGGVVWSADCKSFFYVKLDDNHRPMQVWRHRLATLQSDDILVYEEKDPGWFTHLHESTSGRFCVIAGGDHETSEQRIIDLENPDAPPRLIAPRETGVQYAIADRGEELFILTNADNAIDFKIVTAPLRSPERKNWRDLIPYRPGIYVIDHDLYSGYMVRLERANALPSIVIRDLRTGEEHAIAFDEAAYSLDTLGSYEFETTNLRFSYSSMTTPLEVYDYDMAKRTRTLRKRQEIPSGHNPSDYVTTRIMAKSHDGAEVPVSLLHRRDFTRDGKAPLLLYGYGSYGVAMPASFNANRLSLVDRGFTYAIAHVRGGTDKGWGWYLDGKRDKKTNTFDDFAACARALIDAGYTSEKRLVAHGGSAGGMLMGAVANRAGELFGGIVAEVPFVDVLNTMLDDSLPLTPPEWPEWGNPIQSEKDFRTILSYSPYDNVAAKSYPAILAMGGLADPRVTYWEPAKWIARLRATMTGGGPVALRTNMGAGHGGASGRFDRLDEVAIVYAFALWAVGMAERGEV; this is encoded by the coding sequence GTGACAGAAACCCTGCAAAAACAGACCCCGGTACCCGTCGCGCCGCGCCGGCCGCATTCCTTCAGCCGCCACGGCATCACGATCACGGATGATTACGCCTGGCTGAAGGACCCGAACTGGCAGGAGGTTCTGCACGATCCCGCGGTGCTCGATCCCGACATCCGCAAATACCTGGAGGCCGAGAACGCCTTTACCGAAGGCCTGCTCGGCCATACCGCTGCCCTGCAGAAGAAGCTGGTTGCGGAAATGCGCGGCCGCATCAAGGAGGACGATTCCAGCGTGCCATCGCCGGATGGCCCGTTCGCCTATTTCCGCAAATTCCGCGAGGGCGGCCAGCACGAGCTGTTTGCGCGCATGCCGCGCGACGGCGGCGAGGCGACCATCGCGCTCGACGGCGACGAGCTTGCGAAAGGCCACGACTATTTCAAGTTCGGCGGCAGCCGCCATTCGCCGGATCATCGCCTCGTGGCCTGGAGCGCCGACACCAAGGGCTCGGAATATTTCTCGATCCGCGTGCGCGACTGGGAGGGCAAGAAGGACCACGACGACCTCGTCGAGGAAACCGACGGAGGCGTGGTGTGGAGCGCGGACTGCAAGAGCTTCTTCTATGTCAAGCTCGACGACAACCACCGCCCGATGCAGGTCTGGCGCCATCGCCTCGCCACGCTGCAATCGGACGACATCCTCGTCTACGAGGAAAAGGACCCCGGCTGGTTCACCCATCTGCATGAGTCGACCAGCGGCCGCTTCTGCGTGATCGCCGGCGGCGACCACGAGACATCGGAGCAGCGCATCATCGATCTCGAAAATCCCGACGCACCGCCGCGGCTGATCGCGCCGCGCGAGACCGGCGTGCAATATGCAATCGCCGACCGCGGCGAAGAGCTGTTCATCCTCACCAATGCCGACAACGCGATCGATTTCAAGATCGTCACCGCGCCGCTTCGCTCGCCCGAACGCAAGAACTGGCGCGACCTGATTCCCTATCGCCCCGGCATCTATGTGATCGATCACGACCTCTATTCGGGATACATGGTGCGGCTGGAGCGCGCCAATGCGCTGCCCTCCATCGTCATCCGCGATCTCAGGACGGGCGAGGAGCACGCCATCGCCTTTGACGAGGCCGCCTATTCGCTCGATACGCTCGGCTCCTACGAATTCGAGACGACGAATTTGCGCTTCTCCTATTCCTCGATGACGACGCCGCTCGAAGTCTACGACTACGACATGGCCAAGCGCACGCGTACCTTGCGCAAGCGGCAGGAGATCCCTTCCGGACACAACCCTTCCGACTACGTCACCACGCGGATCATGGCGAAGTCCCATGACGGCGCCGAGGTGCCGGTCTCGCTGTTGCACCGGCGCGACTTCACGCGCGACGGCAAGGCGCCGCTGCTGCTCTATGGCTACGGCTCCTATGGCGTCGCGATGCCGGCGTCCTTCAACGCCAACCGCCTGTCGCTGGTCGATCGCGGCTTCACCTACGCCATCGCGCATGTCAGGGGCGGCACCGACAAGGGCTGGGGCTGGTATCTCGACGGCAAGCGCGACAAGAAGACCAACACCTTCGATGATTTCGCGGCCTGCGCCCGTGCGCTGATCGATGCCGGCTATACCAGCGAAAAGCGCCTCGTCGCCCATGGCGGCAGCGCCGGCGGCATGCTGATGGGCGCAGTCGCCAACCGGGCGGGCGAGTTGTTCGGCGGCATCGTCGCCGAAGTGCCGTTCGTCGACGTGCTCAACACCATGCTGGACGATTCGCTGCCGCTGACGCCACCGGAATGGCCGGAGTGGGGCAATCCGATCCAGAGCGAGAAGGATTTCCGCACCATCCTCTCCTACTCGCCCTACGACAATGTCGCGGCCAAAAGCTACCCGGCCATCCTCGCGATGGGCGGGCTCGCCGATCCGCGCGTCACCTATTGGGAGCCGGCGAAATGGATCGCGCGGCTGCGCGCCACCATGACCGGCGGCGGCCCGGTCGCGCTGCGCACCAACATGGGCGCGGGCCATGGCGGCGCGTCGGGGCGGTTCGACCGGCTCGACGAGGTCGCGATCGTCTATGCGTTTGCGCTGTGGGCGGTCGGGATGGCGGAACGGGGCGAGGTGTGA
- a CDS encoding protein-glutamate O-methyltransferase CheR, whose amino-acid sequence MIPSDYEYLRKFLKERSGLDLSDDKQYLIESRLLPLARKSGLPGIGELVQAIRGGAAPLAGQAVEAMTTNETFFFRDKAPFDHFRELIMPELLRARTSRKSIRIWCAASSTGQEPYSLAMCIKEMGLAMAGFRVEIVATDLSEGVLEKSKAGLYSQFEVQRGLPIQLLVKYFKQSGELWQISPDIRAMVHHRRFNLLHDFTQLGTFDVIFCRNVLIYFDQPTKDNIFRRLAGTIERDGFLVLGAAETVVGLTGAFEPQPERRGVYRPSATQSARLAGKPAAAPQLAALAGI is encoded by the coding sequence GTGATCCCGTCCGACTATGAGTATCTGCGCAAGTTTCTCAAGGAACGTTCCGGTCTCGATTTGTCGGATGACAAGCAGTACCTGATCGAGAGCCGCCTGCTTCCGCTCGCGCGCAAGTCCGGCCTGCCCGGGATCGGCGAGCTGGTGCAGGCGATCCGCGGCGGCGCCGCGCCGCTCGCAGGCCAGGCGGTCGAAGCCATGACCACCAACGAGACGTTCTTCTTCCGCGACAAGGCGCCGTTCGACCATTTCCGCGAGCTGATCATGCCGGAGTTGTTGCGGGCGCGCACATCCCGCAAGAGCATCCGGATCTGGTGTGCTGCATCTTCGACCGGCCAGGAGCCCTATTCGCTCGCGATGTGCATCAAGGAGATGGGGCTGGCCATGGCCGGGTTCCGCGTCGAGATCGTCGCGACCGACCTCTCCGAGGGCGTGCTCGAAAAGTCGAAGGCGGGCCTGTACAGCCAGTTCGAGGTGCAGCGCGGCCTGCCGATCCAGCTTCTCGTCAAATACTTCAAGCAGAGCGGCGAGCTGTGGCAGATCAGCCCGGATATCCGCGCGATGGTCCATCACCGGCGTTTCAATCTGCTGCACGACTTCACGCAACTCGGCACGTTCGACGTGATCTTCTGTCGCAACGTGCTGATCTATTTCGATCAGCCGACCAAGGACAACATCTTCCGACGGCTTGCCGGAACCATCGAGCGCGACGGTTTCCTGGTGCTCGGCGCGGCCGAGACGGTGGTGGGCCTGACCGGGGCGTTCGAGCCGCAGCCGGAACGCCGCGGCGTCTATCGGCCGAGCGCGACGCAGTCGGCAAGGCTGGCGGGCAAGCCCGCGGCCGCGCCGCAACTGGCAGCGCTGGCGGGGATCTAA
- a CDS encoding ribonuclease activity regulator RraA, protein MSKLSDATRNKLKTVSTATVATALYKRGFRIQCIQDVHPLSPDQPTMVGEAFTLRYMPAREDLNKLEVFRDRSHPQRKAIEDCPPGAVLVMDSRKDARAASAGAILVTRLKQRGCAGVVTDGGFRDAAEIARLGFPAFHHRPSAPTNLTLHQAIEINCPIACGDAPVFPGDVILGDSDGVIVIPAHLADEIADETFEMTAFEDFVTEEVRKGRGIFGLYPATDEQTLKDFAEWRKKMGR, encoded by the coding sequence ATGTCAAAACTCAGCGACGCCACCCGCAACAAACTGAAGACCGTGTCGACCGCGACGGTCGCGACCGCGCTCTACAAGCGCGGCTTCCGCATCCAGTGCATCCAGGATGTCCACCCCTTGAGTCCCGATCAACCGACCATGGTGGGGGAAGCCTTCACGCTGCGCTACATGCCCGCGCGCGAAGACCTCAACAAGCTCGAGGTGTTCCGCGACCGGTCGCATCCGCAGCGCAAGGCGATCGAGGATTGCCCGCCCGGCGCGGTGCTGGTCATGGACAGCCGGAAAGATGCCCGCGCCGCTTCCGCCGGCGCGATCCTGGTGACGCGCTTGAAGCAGCGGGGCTGTGCCGGCGTCGTCACCGATGGCGGCTTTCGCGATGCGGCGGAGATCGCCAGGCTCGGCTTTCCCGCCTTTCACCATCGGCCGAGTGCGCCCACCAATCTGACGCTGCACCAGGCGATCGAGATCAACTGCCCGATTGCTTGCGGCGACGCGCCGGTGTTTCCCGGCGACGTCATCCTCGGCGACAGCGATGGGGTGATCGTGATCCCCGCGCATCTCGCGGACGAGATCGCGGATGAGACCTTCGAGATGACGGCGTTCGAGGATTTCGTCACCGAGGAGGTGCGCAAGGGCCGCGGCATTTTCGGACTCTATCCCGCCACCGACGAGCAGACGCTGAAGGATTTTGCCGAGTGGCGGAAGAAGATGGGAAGGTGA